Proteins encoded together in one Anopheles darlingi chromosome 3, idAnoDarlMG_H_01, whole genome shotgun sequence window:
- the LOC125953944 gene encoding oxidative stress-induced growth inhibitor 2-like → MKDINSGNNGKGNLHKDTIYKDVVIIGNGPSGISLSYMLAGHWPYWVPEQAQKHPDELLRARLNYYDAQKSLVEHDLFSLADGLEGRSTNPVSLLLDSLQHPCADLGMDLPSMVEYRYHAEKEVDHLVLGRGPPGGSWHRMDPNLRTLSLAAWMSLPGLPFAEWEAQHPIVEPLEITLERPLQLANGHGNESVVESSRSAKRKGGINGNRTAEVHGCVRCRELAAKQHRHRNVQSQQKVALRCSKCRSNEPIIDSNNNKGQRQMNGADGQGGAQDANVVAVLDERSGKVNMKLLYPPRRNLSLKRQVSKEVETRALISRVAQYYESYVTEMGLDKYFMNSTIVTTVVPMEVVGGTVPDRMKNGRWIVAGFNTATNKRFTIVCRNLVLANGASDLANRLGVKGEGLQMPWVKYELPHLERALERYDEHSRTELKPVLIVGAGLSAADAVTICRSSGIPVVHVYRNRTAGLDKMLPGNVYPEYHEVHKMMKDSNRKHELYTPLPEHTIVDLSISTSTGEGEVHRVTVQHLKTGERRELEVSYCAILIGSRPDLRFISTIVNGKGTTNGVESNAAPLVISCPDSDADDEAERCFGRPPPAQPLTMWTFTEQLLFSRLGRKLFWFKNMCAKCKHINLTDKTRHKQQQQQQQQYSTLGSHCPHEEIDPSHAFPFVLSATRQQQPLSAASGMGLGEDPAKPIDCKNNPIDVDKYTNAVLRTPHTGLFAMGPLVGDNFVRFIPGGALSITAALHKRTEND, encoded by the exons ATGAAGGACATCAACAGCGGCAATAACGGCAAGGGAAATCTTCACAAGGACACCATCTACAAGGATGTGGTCATCATTG GCAATGGACCGAGTGGAATATCGTTGTCGTACATGTTGGCCGGCCACTGGCCGTACTGGGTCCCGGAGCAGGCCCAGAAACATCCGGATGAGTTGCTGCGAGCCCGTCTAAACTACTACGACGCACAGAAGAGCCTGGTCGAGCACGATCTGTTCAGTTTGGCCGATGGACTAGAGGGACGCAGCACCAATCCCGTCTCCTTACTC CTGGACAGTCTACAACATCCGTGCGCCGATTTGGGCATGGATTTGCCATCGATGGTCGAGTATCGGTATCACGCGGAGAAAGAG GTCGATCATCTAGTCCTAGGGAGAGGACCTCCCGGCGGTTCCTGGCATCGGATGGATCCGAACCTACGCACCCTCTCGCTGGCAGCCTGGATGTCCCTGCCTGGTCTTCCGTTCGCCGAATGGGAAGCACAGCATCCGATAGTGGAGCCCCTCGAGATTACCCTAGAGCGGCCACTGCAGCTGGCCAATGGACACGGGAACGAAAGCGTCGTAGAGAGTTCGAGAAGTGCGAAGCGCAAAGGTGGGATCAACGGCAATCGAACGGCGGAAGTGCATGGTTGTGTTCGGTGCCGTGAACTTGCGGCGAAGCAGCACCGTCACAGGAATGTGCAATCACAACAGAAAGTGGCCTTAAGGTGTAGTAAATGTCGGAGCAATGAGCCGATTATcgacagcaacaataacaaaggCCAACGACAGATGAATGGCGCGGATGGACAGGGTGGAGCGCAGGATGCCAATGTTGTGGCTGTGCTGGATGAGCGTAGTGGCAAGGTGAATATGAAGCTGTTGTACCCCCCGAGGAGGAACCTTTCGCTGAAGCGGCAGGTGTCGAAGGAGGTTGAAACGCGTGCGCTCATCTCGCGAGTTGCGCAGTACTATGAGAGCTACGTGACGGAGATGGGATTGGACAAGTACTTCATGAATTCGACGATCGTGACGACGGTTGTGCCAATGGAAGTTGTTGGTGGTACTGTCCCGGACCGGATGAAGAATGGCCGATGGATTGTTGCTGG GTTCAATACGGCGACCAACAAACGGTTCACTATTGTGTGCCGTAATCTCGTCCTTGCTAATGGTGCATCGGATCTGGCTAATCGATTGGGTGTAAAGGGTGAAGGTCTGCAGATGCCGTGGGTCAAGTATGAGCTTCCCCATCTCGAGCGTGCTCTAGAAAGGTACGATGAACATAGCCGAACGGAACTGAAGCCAGTACTTATCGTGGGAGCAGGATTGAGTGCGGCCGACGCTGTGACCATTTGTCGATCGTCAGGCATACCGGTTGTGCACGTGTACCGCAATCGAACGGCCGGGTTGGATAAAATGCTGCCCGGAAACGTGTACCCAGAGTATCACGAGGTGCACAAGATGATGAAGGATTCTAACCGGAAGCACGAACTCTACACGCCGCTACCTGAGCACACGATCGTGGATCTATCGATTAGCACTTCAACCGGCGAAGGAGAGGTACACCGTGTCACGGTTCAGCATCTGAAGACGGGCGAACGGCGTGAACTAGAGGTTTCCTACTGTGCAATACTGATCGGTTCTCGGCCCGACCTACGCTTTATCTCTACGATTGTGAATGGCAAAGGGACGACGAACGGGGTAGAAAGCAATGCCGCTCCATTGGTCATTTCGTGCCCTGATTCGGATGCGGACGATGAAGCCGAACGATGCTTTGGTCGACCACCACCTGCACAGCCACTGACGATGTGGACGTTTACAGAGCAGTTGCTCTTTTCGCGGCTCGGTCGCAAATTGTTCTGGTTCAAAAACATGTGTGccaaatgcaaacacatcAACCTCACCGACAAGACCCGtcacaagcaacaacaacaacaacaacagcaatacaGTACCCTGGGTAGTCATTGCCCACATGAGGAAATCGATCCTTCCCATGCGTTCCCATTCGTTTTGAGCGCCACACGCCAACAGCAACCATTGAGCGCAGCCTCGGGAATGGGACTAGGTGAGGATCCTGCGAAGCCCATCGACTGCAAGAACAACCCGATCGATGTGGACAAGTACACGAATGCGGTACTACGAACACCGCACACGGGTCTATTTGCCATGGGCCCCCTGGTAGGCGACAACTTCGTACGGTTCATTCCGGGAGGTGCCCTTAGCATTACGGCCGCGCTGCACAAGCGAACGGAAAATGATTGA
- the LOC125953985 gene encoding uncharacterized protein LOC125953985, which produces MRSRGLSWVSKTLLGVVAIVGLLAGSGPADGQLVGAGPRARPLVNRIRERRLERIRLRQERFAATTTTTTQEYAFDDYGPGPRTDDYGMDVEDEVIAERGPTSEPLLIATKPNRRRSQFEERILLRFYHGGNLTKTTTLNDDERLLNDTNCTADERFALIVHGWRENCYEVPWVKELRNNLQKFRGGCIACMDYSAYSSGGYGGLVARFRDIRDILLRTVQQLRYEGVEYGRMFLFGFSFGAQLVLDVGNRVGSNELEAIDTCDMAGPGFDSDRMFKQTDFRAAAKNVQCIHTSIDKGTKFPNKCHQNWRMGQCGLRQAAAGPPPLGSHGLCPVFYNLAFEQQFLAQPKAPECLALGEVATYPRNYRMGYMETRKSEVRGELFAATSDVYPYAVYTNPYNFFEYF; this is translated from the exons ATGCGTTCGCGTGGTTTGTCCTGGGTCAGCAAGACACTGCTGGGAgtggtggccatcgttggGCTCCTAGCTGGGTCTGGACCTGCCGATGGACAGCTGGTTGGCGCAGGTCCACGAGCACGACCACTAGTGAACCGTATCCGTGAGCGGCGGCTCGAGAGGATCCGATTGCGTCAGGAGCGGTTtgcggcgacaacgacgacgacgacgcaggagTACGCGTTCGATGACTATGGACCAGGGCCGCGCACCGATGACTACGGCATGGATGTGGAAGACGAGGTTATTGCGGAACGGGGACCTACATCGGAACCGTTGCTTATCGCCACCAAACCCAACCGGCGCCGTTCGCAGTTCGAGGAAAGGATCCTGTTACGGTTCTACCACGG AGGCAATCTTACCAAGACGACGACACTGAACGATGACGAGCGGCTACTGAACGATACCAACTGCACGGCAGACGAACGCTTCGCCCTCATCGTGCACGGTTGGCGCGAGAACTGCTATGAGGTTCCGTGGGTAAAGGAACTCCGGAATAATCTGCAAAAGTTCCGCGGTGGTTGTATCGCCTGCATGGACTACTCGGCGTACTCGAGCGGTGGCTACGGTGGTTTGGTCGCCCGGTTCCGAGACATCCGGGACATTCTGCTGCGAACGGTGCAGCAGTTACGGTACGAGGGTGTCGAGTATGGGCGTATGTTCCTGTTTGGGTTCAGCTTCGGTGCGCAGCTAGTGCTGGACGTTGGTAATCGCGTCGGATCGAACGAACTCGAGGCGATCGATACGTGCGATATGGCTGGACCGGGCTTCGACAGTGACCGTATGTTCAAGCAGACTGACTTCCGGGCGGCCGCTAAGAACGTGCAGTGCATCCACACCAGCATCGACAAGGGTACCAAGTTCCCGAACAAGTGTCACCAGAATTGGCGCATGGGACAGTGCGGGCTAAGGCAGGCGGCAGCCGGTCCACCACCCCTCGGTTCCCATGGCCTCTGCCCGGTGTTCTATAACCTAGCCTTTGAGCAACAGTTCCTCGCGCAACCGAAGGCCCCCGAGTGTCTGGCGCTAGGTGAGGTCGCTACCTATCCGCGCAACTATCGGATGGGCTATATGGAGACTCGGAAGAG CGAGGTGAGAGGTGAACTGTTTGCCGCTACCTCGGACGTCTACCCCTACGCGGTCTACACCAATCCGTACAACTTTTTCGAGTACTTCTAA